One Helicoverpa armigera isolate CAAS_96S chromosome 12, ASM3070526v1, whole genome shotgun sequence DNA window includes the following coding sequences:
- the LOC110378016 gene encoding uncharacterized protein LOC110378016 isoform X3, which produces MARWLKALAAVLLLAAAATARKSPAPSKHEPQIEEVTAKQLERVLEDKDFVAVYWYARSCVTCDKVLEELEKIDDDTDTFGVDFVKINDKRLAKQYGITKFPALTYFREKEPIIYEGDLMDEESVLDFLTSLEAMDLPDRIEEVNQKILGKIIEDTDYVAVLFCPDHKSCGPSNNKPECKKCAKALQELENIDDEADQLGIGFVKIHDEELAEEYNLGDLPRLVYYRHQIPIIYEGELSREEDVLEWLIANKSTGDEEDIIEDVTAKTLNTLIGNVDNLVVLFYDHGDDESMTVLAELEKIDDDCDRHGIQFVKIDDTKAAKEFGIDDVPSIVYFEKQIPNVYDGDLENEEEILEWLVDQLEKDEIEDVTDEMLDRLIKDGKTVAVLFYDNNDRKSQKVLNELENIDDECDQLGIAFVKIDNDDEAQEYGIEKVPTLLYFEKGIPTYYEGNLEEEEKVLDWLRHQSESDEIEDITDEMLDLIIDKMQYVAVLFYDKDQKKSQKILAELENIDDECDQNDIAFVKIDDDKEAKEYGIETIPTMVFFERGIPHVYEGDLMKEEELLGWLLHQKRHSEIPEVTDEMMDKLIVSTPYLAVIFYDKDDKQDIRILNELENIDDELEKEGIVIVRMDNENEAKEYGIDHLPTLVYFEENIPAIYEGDLMNEDEVLEWLIEQKNSATIEEVTDEILTDLIEEHEYVVVYFSGNCEEGEECDNILDELENIDDELDETGIIFVTTEDITLAKKYGIKTFPTLVFFRNKDPLIYKGDIEDEDEVLAWLTDEDTLEIPGKIEEVNGRMLEKILEENDHVVVFFYKEGDKKSQKILSELENIDDECEEKDIDFVKTSDDGIDKEYDLSDLPALAFYRHKFRTIYEGDLMHEEAILKWVLELHSSQPDVIENVDRKTLKDLINDVEHLAVFFYSEDCDTCDDILEELETIDDDTDKHGIQFVKSKDSKLASDIGIFSFPALVYYETGVPIMYDGDLLDESEVLDWMVKQKEDESIEEIDRDQLFKYIETKEFLAVVFYKEEDPNSPKVLRHVELIDDEAAEYGIKIVKCHDRLMAKKYGFRNPPGITYFRKTKAINYDGDIDDEEEILDWLTNPENMELTDHIEKVNRKMFQKIRQTSDYVAVFFYSNDCKQCPKVLAEIEHIDDDADDSGINFVKIDDRQMAKEFGVFALPAVLFFKMGSKDPVIYAGDLYDEQQLLSWLLTQKNPAGDVIEALEGQDLLDLIEESGSLAVYFYRDVTDSLDCEQCAGILEELENIDDDCDRHEIKFVKTQDYSIAESYGVTDFPVLVYFENNVPNVYEGSLAEEEEVLQWLITQKTEDRIELITRVMLEKMVEETQYLAVYFYKLNCHICDHILEGLESIDDECDVYGIHMVKIQDPQLAKRYSIKTFPAMVYFRNGNPLLFEGDLQNEESILEWLIDDDNRELADEIESVNDRMLERLLYESHLLVVFFYDDEDCAECEEILESLEQIDGEVDQFGIDFVKIASAEAAATYNIVNIPSLVYFRKQIPMLYDGDLHQVDRILQWLTSQDVFEIKNEIEEVNRKMLDKLLEENEFLAVYFYEKSTESRAVLDKLENIDSETDNLDITFVKMQDPRYARKWGVTKLPAIVYFRKRFPSIYRGDLMSEDEVLEWLRKNRFRQPELNIFMYALIALSIAFVMYTAFLLQCFKPAPPAPAPHPKQA; this is translated from the exons ATGGCTCGGTGGCTGAAGGCTCTGGCGGCCGTGTTGCTGCTCGCCGCCGCCGCGACCGCGCGTAAATCCCCCGCCCCGAGCAAACACGAACCCCAGATCGAGGAGGTCACCGCCAAACAGTTGGAGAGAGTGCTGGAAGACAAGGATTTCGTCGCGGTGTACTGGT ATGCAAGAAGCTGTGTAACGTGTGACAAAGTGCTAGAAGAACTGGAAAAGATAGATGACGACACGGACACATTTGGAGTGGACTTCGTTAAGATCAACGACAAGCGGCTCGCCAAACAGTATGGCATCACGAAATTCCCCGCCCTCACGTACTTCCGTGAGAAGGAACCGATCATTTACGAAG GAGATCTCATGGACGAAGAGAGCGTCCTGGATTTCTTGACGAGTTTAGAAGCAATGGACCTTCCTGACCGGATAGAAGAAGTCAACCAAAAGATCCTCGGGAAGATCATCGAGGACACGGACTATGTAGCCGTTCTCTTCT GTCCTGATCACAAAAGTTGCGGCCCGTCAAACA ATAAACCGGAGTGTAAGAAATGTGCGAAGGCTCTGCAAGAGCTGGAGAACATTGATGACGAGGCTGACCAACTCGGGATCGGTTTCGTGAAGATCCACGACGAGGAACTAGCCGAGGAGTACAATCTTGGAGACTTGCCAAGACTGGTCTACTACAGGCATCAGATACCTATTATCTATGAAG GTGAGCTGAGCAGAGAAGAGGATGTACTGGAATGGTTGATTGCCAACAAATCTACCGGTGATGAAGAGGATATCATTGAAGATGTTACAGCAAAGACTTTGAACACCTTGATTGGGAATGTTGACAACCTTGTCGTACTCTTCT ACGACCACGGCGACGACGAGTCAATGACGGTCCTAGCTGAGCTCGAGAAGATAGACGATGACTGCGACCGCCACGGCATTCAGTTCGTCAAGATCGACGACACTAAGGCGGCTAAAGAATTCGGCATCGATGACGTACCATCCATCGTCTACTTCGAAAAGCAGATTCCCAATGTTTACGACG GTGACCTTGAGAATGAAGAAGAAATCCTGGAATGGCTGGTCGACCAATTAGAAAAGGACGAAATTGAAGATGTCACCGATGAAATGTTGGACCGTCTCATCAAAGACGGCAAAACTGTCGCCgtgttatttt ATGATAATAACGACCGTAAATCACAAAAGGTGCTAAACGAACTGGAGAATATTGATGATGAGTGTGACCAACTTGGTATTGCGTTTGTGAAAATTGATAACGACGATGAAGCTCAAGAATACGGTATTGAGAAAGTCCCTACTCTGCTTTACTTTGAGAAGGGCATACCCACCTACTATGAAGGTAACTTGGAAGAGGAGGAGAAGGTTTTGGACTGGCTCAGGCATCAGAGTGAAAGCGACGAGATTGAAGACATTACCGATGAAATGTTAGACCTGATCATCGACAAAATGCAGTACGTCGCTGTCCTGTTCT ACGACAAGGACCAAAAGAAGAGTCAGAAGATTTTGGCTGAGCTGGAGAACATTGATGACGAATGTGACCAGAATGACATCGCTTTCGTCAAGATTGATGATGATAAAGAAGCTAAGGAGTACGGTATCGAGACTATTCCTACCATGGTGTTCTTCGAGAGGGGTATTCCCCACGTGTATGAAGGTGACTTGATGAAGGAAGAAGAGCTGCTGGGATGGCTGCTCCACCAGAAGCGTCACAGCGAGATCCCTGAAGTCACTGACGAAATGATGGACAAACTTATCGTCAGCACCCCTTACTTGGCCGTGATCTTCT ATGACAAAGACGACAAACAAGACATCAGAATCCTGAACGAACTTGAGAACATTGATGACGAACTTGAAAAGGAAGGCATAGTCATCGTCAGAATGGACAATGAGAACGAAGCTAAAGAGTACGGTATCGACCATCTGCCGACACTTGTGTACTTCGAGGAGAACATCCCCGCGATATACGAAGGAGATCTGATGAATGAGGATGAAGTGTTGGAGTGGCTGATCGAACAGAAGAACAGTGCTACCATTGAGGAGGTTACCGATGAGATCTTGACTGATCTTATTGAGGAACATGAATATGTCGTCGTTTACTTCA GCGGCAACTGCGAAGAAGGCGAAGAATGTGACAACATCTTGGACGAGTTAGAGAACATTGATGACGAGCTGGACGAGACGGGCATCATATTCGTTACAACTGAGGACATTACGCTTGCCAAGAAGTACGGCATCAAGACCTTCCCCACGCTCGTGTTCTTCAGGAATAAGGACCCGCTTATTTATAAGG GAGATATTGAAGATGAAGATGAGGTACTGGCATGGCTAACTGATGAAGACACCCTGGAGATCCCCGGCAAGATCGAGGAAGTCAACGGCAGGATGTTAGAGAAGATTCTAGAAGAAAACGACCACGTTGTTGTGTTCTTCt ACAAGGAAGGTGACAAGAAGTCCCAGAAAATCCTGAGCGAGCTCGAAAACATTGACGACGAATGTGAAGAGAAAGACATTGATTTCGTCAAAACATCTGACGACGGCATCGATAAGGAATATGACCTCTCAGACTTACCAGCTTTGGCCTTCTACAGACATAAGTTCAGGACCATCTACGAAGGTGATCTGATGCACGAAGAAGCTATTCTCAAGTGGGTGCTAGAACTCCACAGCTCTCAACCTGATGTCATTGAAAACGTAGACAGGAAAACCTTGAAAGATCTTATCAACGACGTCGAGCATCTAGCCGTTTTCTTCT acAGCGAAGACTGTGACACTTGTGACGATATCCTTGAGGAGTTGGAGACCATTGATGACGACACAGACAAGCACGGCATTCAGTTCGTAAAGTCCAAGGACTCTAAGCTGGCGTCGGATATCGGTATTTTCAGCTTCCCAGCTCTCGTTTACTACGAAACAGGTGTTCCTATCATGTACGATG gGGACCTTTTGGACGAATCTGAGGTGTTGGATTGGATGGTCAAGCAGAAGGAAGATGAAAGTATAGAGGAAATTGATAGAGACCAACTGTTCAAGTATATCGAGACTAAGGAATTTCTGGCAGTTGTTTTCT ACAAAGAAGAAGATCCAAATAGTCCAAAAGTACTTCGACATGTGGAACTTATAGATGACGAAGCAGCAGAATATGGAATCAAAATAGTTAAATGTCACGATAGGTTAATGGCAAAGAAATATGGATTCCGCAATCCACCAGGAATCACATACTTTAGGAAAACTAAAGCTATCAACTACGATGGAGATATCGATGATGAAGAGGAAATATTAGATTGGTTGACCAACCCTGAGAATATGGAATTGACAGATCACATTGAGAAAGTCAACAGAAAAATGTTTCAGAAGATAAGGCAGACTTCAGACTACGTAGCGGTATTCTTTT ACAGTAATGACTGCAAACAGTGCCCTAAAGTGCTGGCAGAGATTGAGCACATAGATGACGATGCTGATGACTCTGGTATTAACTTCGTGAAGATAGATGACAGACAGATGGCTAAGGAGTTTGGAGTGTTTGCTCTGCCTGCTGTGTTGTTCTTCAAGATGGGCTCTAAGGATCCTGTTATTTATGCCG GAGACTTGTACGATGAACAACAACTTCTAAGTTGGTTATTAACACAGAAAAACCCAGCTGGTGATGTCATAGAGGCCCTTGAAGGTCAAGATCTTCTAGACTTGATAGAAGAATCCGGATCACTTGCCGTTTACTTCT ATCGGGATGTTACAGATAGTCTCGACTGCGAACAATGCGCCGGGATATTGGAAGAATTGGAGAATATCGATGATGACTGCGACAGACATGAAATTAAATTCGTTAAAACTCAGGACTATTCGATTGCTGAATCTTATGGAGTAACAGATTTCCCAGTACTGGTGTACTTTGAGAATAATGTACCAAATGTATATGAGGGATCTTTAGCTGAAGAAGAGGAAGTACTGCAATGGTTAATTACTCAGAAAACTGAGGATCGTATTGAACTTATTACGAGAGTAATGTTGGAGAAGATGGTCGAAGAAACACAGTATTTAGCTGTATACTTCT ACAAGCTGAACTGCCACATATGCGACCATATTCTAGAAGGATTGGAAAGTATTGACGATGAATGCGATGTCTACGGTATCCACATGGTAAAGATTCAAGACCCACAACTCGCTAAAAGATATTCAATCAAGACTTTCCCAGCTATGGTGTATTTCAG GAACGGAAATCCACTTCTATTTGAAGGTGATTTACAAAATGAAGAGTCTATTCTCGAGTGGCTCATTGATGATGACAACAGGGAATTGGCTGATGAAATCGAGTCTGTCAACGATAGAATGTTAGAGAGATTACTTTACGAATCGCATCTGTTGGTTGTCTTTTTCT ATGATGACGAAGACTGTGCAGAATGTGAAGAAATTTTGGAATCTCTCGAACAAATAGACGGCGAAGTTGATCAGTTTGGTATAGATTTTGTCAAGATCGCCAGTGCTGAAGCCGCTGCTACTTACAACATCGTCAATATACCTTCTTTAGTATACTTCCGCAAGCAAATACCCATGCTATACGACGGTGATCTCCATCAAGTGGACAGGATCTTGCAATGGTTGACATCTCAGGACGTCTTTGAGATCAAAAACGAAATTGAGGAGGTGAACCGTAAGATGTTGGACAAATTGTTGGAGGAGAACGAATTCTTGGCTGTTTATTTCT ATGAGAAATCAACAGAAAGCCGTGCGGTATTAGACAAATTGGAGAACATTGACAGCGAGACTGACAATTTGGACATAACATTCGTGAAGATGCAAGACCCGCGGTACGCTCGCAAGTGGGGAGTCACCAAGCTGCCGGCTATCGTGTACTTCAGGAAGAGATTCCCTAGCATATACAGAG GAGACCTCATGTCCGAAGACGAAGTGCTCGAGTGGCTCCGAAAGAACAGATTCCGACAGCCAGAGCTGAACATCTTCATGTACGCTCTGATAGCGCTGTCAATAGCATTCGTGATGTACACGGCGTTCTTGCTGCAGTGCTTCAAGCCGGCGccgcccgcccccgcgccgcaTCCGAAGCAGGCGTGA
- the LOC110378016 gene encoding uncharacterized protein LOC110378016 isoform X1: protein MARWLKALAAVLLLAAAATARKSPAPSKHEPQIEEVTAKQLERVLEDKDFVAVYWYARSCVTCDKVLEELEKIDDDTDTFGVDFVKINDKRLAKQYGITKFPALTYFREKEPIIYEGDLMDEESVLDFLTSLEAMDLPDRIEEVNQKILGKIIEDTDYVAVLFCPDHKSCGPSNNKPECKKCAKALQELENIDDEADQLGIGFVKIHDEELAEEYNLGDLPRLVYYRHQIPIIYEGELSREEDVLEWLIANKSTGDEEDIIEDVTAKTLNTLIGNVDNLVVLFYDHGDDESMTVLAELEKIDDDCDRHGIQFVKIDDTKAAKEFGIDDVPSIVYFEKQIPNVYDGDLENEEEILEWLVDQLEKDEIEDVTDEMLDRLIKDGKTVAVLFYDNNDRKSQKVLNELENIDDECDQLGIAFVKIDNDDEAQEYGIEKVPTLLYFEKGIPTYYEGNLEEEEKVLDWLRHQSESDEIEDITDEMLDLIIDKMQYVAVLFYDKDQKKSQKILAELENIDDECDQNDIAFVKIDDDKEAKEYGIETIPTMVFFERGIPHVYEGDLMKEEELLGWLLHQKRHSEIPEVTDEMMDKLIVSTPYLAVIFYDKDDKQDIRILNELENIDDELEKEGIVIVRMDNENEAKEYGIDHLPTLVYFEENIPAIYEGDLMNEDEVLEWLIEQKNSATIEEVTDEILTDLIEEHEYVVVYFSGNCEEGEECDNILDELENIDDELDETGIIFVTTEDITLAKKYGIKTFPTLVFFRNKDPLIYKGDIEDEDEVLAWLTDEDTLEIPGKIEEVNGRMLEKILEENDHVVVFFYKEGDKKSQKILSELENIDDECEEKDIDFVKTSDDGIDKEYDLSDLPALAFYRHKFRTIYEGDLMHEEAILKWVLELHSSQPDVIENVDRKTLKDLINDVEHLAVFFYSEDCDTCDDILEELETIDDDTDKHGIQFVKSKDSKLASDIGIFSFPALVYYETGVPIMYDGDLLDESEVLDWMVKQKEDESIEEIDRDQLFKYIETKEFLAVVFYKEEDPNSPKVLRHVELIDDEAAEYGIKIVKCHDRLMAKKYGFRNPPGITYFRKTKAINYDGDIDDEEEILDWLTNPENMELTDHIEKVNRKMFQKIRQTSDYVAVFFYSNDCKQCPKVLAEIEHIDDDADDSGINFVKIDDRQMAKEFGVFALPAVLFFKMGSKDPVIYAGDLYDEQQLLSWLLTQKNPAGDVIEALEGQDLLDLIEESGSLAVYFWNKTLCEMCNSKLQKKASKKKVVEHEEDEGQDPEDSLDCEQCAGILEELENIDDDCDRHEIKFVKTQDYSIAESYGVTDFPVLVYFENNVPNVYEGSLAEEEEVLQWLITQKTEDRIELITRVMLEKMVEETQYLAVYFYKLNCHICDHILEGLESIDDECDVYGIHMVKIQDPQLAKRYSIKTFPAMVYFRNGNPLLFEGDLQNEESILEWLIDDDNRELADEIESVNDRMLERLLYESHLLVVFFYDDEDCAECEEILESLEQIDGEVDQFGIDFVKIASAEAAATYNIVNIPSLVYFRKQIPMLYDGDLHQVDRILQWLTSQDVFEIKNEIEEVNRKMLDKLLEENEFLAVYFYEKSTESRAVLDKLENIDSETDNLDITFVKMQDPRYARKWGVTKLPAIVYFRKRFPSIYRGDLMSEDEVLEWLRKNRFRQPELNIFMYALIALSIAFVMYTAFLLQCFKPAPPAPAPHPKQA from the exons ATGGCTCGGTGGCTGAAGGCTCTGGCGGCCGTGTTGCTGCTCGCCGCCGCCGCGACCGCGCGTAAATCCCCCGCCCCGAGCAAACACGAACCCCAGATCGAGGAGGTCACCGCCAAACAGTTGGAGAGAGTGCTGGAAGACAAGGATTTCGTCGCGGTGTACTGGT ATGCAAGAAGCTGTGTAACGTGTGACAAAGTGCTAGAAGAACTGGAAAAGATAGATGACGACACGGACACATTTGGAGTGGACTTCGTTAAGATCAACGACAAGCGGCTCGCCAAACAGTATGGCATCACGAAATTCCCCGCCCTCACGTACTTCCGTGAGAAGGAACCGATCATTTACGAAG GAGATCTCATGGACGAAGAGAGCGTCCTGGATTTCTTGACGAGTTTAGAAGCAATGGACCTTCCTGACCGGATAGAAGAAGTCAACCAAAAGATCCTCGGGAAGATCATCGAGGACACGGACTATGTAGCCGTTCTCTTCT GTCCTGATCACAAAAGTTGCGGCCCGTCAAACA ATAAACCGGAGTGTAAGAAATGTGCGAAGGCTCTGCAAGAGCTGGAGAACATTGATGACGAGGCTGACCAACTCGGGATCGGTTTCGTGAAGATCCACGACGAGGAACTAGCCGAGGAGTACAATCTTGGAGACTTGCCAAGACTGGTCTACTACAGGCATCAGATACCTATTATCTATGAAG GTGAGCTGAGCAGAGAAGAGGATGTACTGGAATGGTTGATTGCCAACAAATCTACCGGTGATGAAGAGGATATCATTGAAGATGTTACAGCAAAGACTTTGAACACCTTGATTGGGAATGTTGACAACCTTGTCGTACTCTTCT ACGACCACGGCGACGACGAGTCAATGACGGTCCTAGCTGAGCTCGAGAAGATAGACGATGACTGCGACCGCCACGGCATTCAGTTCGTCAAGATCGACGACACTAAGGCGGCTAAAGAATTCGGCATCGATGACGTACCATCCATCGTCTACTTCGAAAAGCAGATTCCCAATGTTTACGACG GTGACCTTGAGAATGAAGAAGAAATCCTGGAATGGCTGGTCGACCAATTAGAAAAGGACGAAATTGAAGATGTCACCGATGAAATGTTGGACCGTCTCATCAAAGACGGCAAAACTGTCGCCgtgttatttt ATGATAATAACGACCGTAAATCACAAAAGGTGCTAAACGAACTGGAGAATATTGATGATGAGTGTGACCAACTTGGTATTGCGTTTGTGAAAATTGATAACGACGATGAAGCTCAAGAATACGGTATTGAGAAAGTCCCTACTCTGCTTTACTTTGAGAAGGGCATACCCACCTACTATGAAGGTAACTTGGAAGAGGAGGAGAAGGTTTTGGACTGGCTCAGGCATCAGAGTGAAAGCGACGAGATTGAAGACATTACCGATGAAATGTTAGACCTGATCATCGACAAAATGCAGTACGTCGCTGTCCTGTTCT ACGACAAGGACCAAAAGAAGAGTCAGAAGATTTTGGCTGAGCTGGAGAACATTGATGACGAATGTGACCAGAATGACATCGCTTTCGTCAAGATTGATGATGATAAAGAAGCTAAGGAGTACGGTATCGAGACTATTCCTACCATGGTGTTCTTCGAGAGGGGTATTCCCCACGTGTATGAAGGTGACTTGATGAAGGAAGAAGAGCTGCTGGGATGGCTGCTCCACCAGAAGCGTCACAGCGAGATCCCTGAAGTCACTGACGAAATGATGGACAAACTTATCGTCAGCACCCCTTACTTGGCCGTGATCTTCT ATGACAAAGACGACAAACAAGACATCAGAATCCTGAACGAACTTGAGAACATTGATGACGAACTTGAAAAGGAAGGCATAGTCATCGTCAGAATGGACAATGAGAACGAAGCTAAAGAGTACGGTATCGACCATCTGCCGACACTTGTGTACTTCGAGGAGAACATCCCCGCGATATACGAAGGAGATCTGATGAATGAGGATGAAGTGTTGGAGTGGCTGATCGAACAGAAGAACAGTGCTACCATTGAGGAGGTTACCGATGAGATCTTGACTGATCTTATTGAGGAACATGAATATGTCGTCGTTTACTTCA GCGGCAACTGCGAAGAAGGCGAAGAATGTGACAACATCTTGGACGAGTTAGAGAACATTGATGACGAGCTGGACGAGACGGGCATCATATTCGTTACAACTGAGGACATTACGCTTGCCAAGAAGTACGGCATCAAGACCTTCCCCACGCTCGTGTTCTTCAGGAATAAGGACCCGCTTATTTATAAGG GAGATATTGAAGATGAAGATGAGGTACTGGCATGGCTAACTGATGAAGACACCCTGGAGATCCCCGGCAAGATCGAGGAAGTCAACGGCAGGATGTTAGAGAAGATTCTAGAAGAAAACGACCACGTTGTTGTGTTCTTCt ACAAGGAAGGTGACAAGAAGTCCCAGAAAATCCTGAGCGAGCTCGAAAACATTGACGACGAATGTGAAGAGAAAGACATTGATTTCGTCAAAACATCTGACGACGGCATCGATAAGGAATATGACCTCTCAGACTTACCAGCTTTGGCCTTCTACAGACATAAGTTCAGGACCATCTACGAAGGTGATCTGATGCACGAAGAAGCTATTCTCAAGTGGGTGCTAGAACTCCACAGCTCTCAACCTGATGTCATTGAAAACGTAGACAGGAAAACCTTGAAAGATCTTATCAACGACGTCGAGCATCTAGCCGTTTTCTTCT acAGCGAAGACTGTGACACTTGTGACGATATCCTTGAGGAGTTGGAGACCATTGATGACGACACAGACAAGCACGGCATTCAGTTCGTAAAGTCCAAGGACTCTAAGCTGGCGTCGGATATCGGTATTTTCAGCTTCCCAGCTCTCGTTTACTACGAAACAGGTGTTCCTATCATGTACGATG gGGACCTTTTGGACGAATCTGAGGTGTTGGATTGGATGGTCAAGCAGAAGGAAGATGAAAGTATAGAGGAAATTGATAGAGACCAACTGTTCAAGTATATCGAGACTAAGGAATTTCTGGCAGTTGTTTTCT ACAAAGAAGAAGATCCAAATAGTCCAAAAGTACTTCGACATGTGGAACTTATAGATGACGAAGCAGCAGAATATGGAATCAAAATAGTTAAATGTCACGATAGGTTAATGGCAAAGAAATATGGATTCCGCAATCCACCAGGAATCACATACTTTAGGAAAACTAAAGCTATCAACTACGATGGAGATATCGATGATGAAGAGGAAATATTAGATTGGTTGACCAACCCTGAGAATATGGAATTGACAGATCACATTGAGAAAGTCAACAGAAAAATGTTTCAGAAGATAAGGCAGACTTCAGACTACGTAGCGGTATTCTTTT ACAGTAATGACTGCAAACAGTGCCCTAAAGTGCTGGCAGAGATTGAGCACATAGATGACGATGCTGATGACTCTGGTATTAACTTCGTGAAGATAGATGACAGACAGATGGCTAAGGAGTTTGGAGTGTTTGCTCTGCCTGCTGTGTTGTTCTTCAAGATGGGCTCTAAGGATCCTGTTATTTATGCCG GAGACTTGTACGATGAACAACAACTTCTAAGTTGGTTATTAACACAGAAAAACCCAGCTGGTGATGTCATAGAGGCCCTTGAAGGTCAAGATCTTCTAGACTTGATAGAAGAATCCGGATCACTTGCCGTTTACTTCT GGAACAAAACGTTATGTGAAATGTGCAATTCGAAACTGCAGAAAAAGGCATCAAAAAAGAAAGTTGTAGAACACGAGGAGGATGAGGGACAAGATCCAGAGG ATAGTCTCGACTGCGAACAATGCGCCGGGATATTGGAAGAATTGGAGAATATCGATGATGACTGCGACAGACATGAAATTAAATTCGTTAAAACTCAGGACTATTCGATTGCTGAATCTTATGGAGTAACAGATTTCCCAGTACTGGTGTACTTTGAGAATAATGTACCAAATGTATATGAGGGATCTTTAGCTGAAGAAGAGGAAGTACTGCAATGGTTAATTACTCAGAAAACTGAGGATCGTATTGAACTTATTACGAGAGTAATGTTGGAGAAGATGGTCGAAGAAACACAGTATTTAGCTGTATACTTCT ACAAGCTGAACTGCCACATATGCGACCATATTCTAGAAGGATTGGAAAGTATTGACGATGAATGCGATGTCTACGGTATCCACATGGTAAAGATTCAAGACCCACAACTCGCTAAAAGATATTCAATCAAGACTTTCCCAGCTATGGTGTATTTCAG GAACGGAAATCCACTTCTATTTGAAGGTGATTTACAAAATGAAGAGTCTATTCTCGAGTGGCTCATTGATGATGACAACAGGGAATTGGCTGATGAAATCGAGTCTGTCAACGATAGAATGTTAGAGAGATTACTTTACGAATCGCATCTGTTGGTTGTCTTTTTCT ATGATGACGAAGACTGTGCAGAATGTGAAGAAATTTTGGAATCTCTCGAACAAATAGACGGCGAAGTTGATCAGTTTGGTATAGATTTTGTCAAGATCGCCAGTGCTGAAGCCGCTGCTACTTACAACATCGTCAATATACCTTCTTTAGTATACTTCCGCAAGCAAATACCCATGCTATACGACGGTGATCTCCATCAAGTGGACAGGATCTTGCAATGGTTGACATCTCAGGACGTCTTTGAGATCAAAAACGAAATTGAGGAGGTGAACCGTAAGATGTTGGACAAATTGTTGGAGGAGAACGAATTCTTGGCTGTTTATTTCT ATGAGAAATCAACAGAAAGCCGTGCGGTATTAGACAAATTGGAGAACATTGACAGCGAGACTGACAATTTGGACATAACATTCGTGAAGATGCAAGACCCGCGGTACGCTCGCAAGTGGGGAGTCACCAAGCTGCCGGCTATCGTGTACTTCAGGAAGAGATTCCCTAGCATATACAGAG GAGACCTCATGTCCGAAGACGAAGTGCTCGAGTGGCTCCGAAAGAACAGATTCCGACAGCCAGAGCTGAACATCTTCATGTACGCTCTGATAGCGCTGTCAATAGCATTCGTGATGTACACGGCGTTCTTGCTGCAGTGCTTCAAGCCGGCGccgcccgcccccgcgccgcaTCCGAAGCAGGCGTGA